The Corynebacterium renale genome includes a region encoding these proteins:
- a CDS encoding major capsid protein, whose product MAITLEQAKLNTQDDYDATVIDEFRKNSVVLDNLIFDTAVNPAGGGATMTYSYRRLSTQRGADFRELNTEYSPKAVETTKHSVDLKVLGGSFQIDRQLAHLGPATSDEIALQMSQLIKSTTTKFCDAVINGDSAVDAHGFDGLSKALLNSATEVTTVKDWSAYTTADAALGILDDLDELQGLLDGPPTLLFANQRALAKLRSAARRASMYTVNPIDGLLGANGHAVEREQYGNLILVDPGNKPGTNDPIIPVDEGITSIYAVRVGLDGFHGVTTTSGEMMKTWLPDFTTSGAVKTGEVEMGPVAVALKATKAAGVLRKVKVA is encoded by the coding sequence ATGGCTATTACTCTCGAGCAGGCAAAGCTCAACACCCAAGACGATTACGATGCAACCGTCATCGACGAGTTCCGCAAGAACTCCGTTGTCCTCGACAACCTCATCTTCGACACCGCCGTTAACCCTGCCGGTGGCGGCGCGACGATGACCTACTCCTACCGCCGCCTGTCTACCCAGCGTGGAGCGGACTTCCGCGAGCTCAACACCGAATACAGCCCTAAGGCAGTAGAGACCACGAAGCACTCCGTAGACCTCAAAGTCCTCGGTGGCAGCTTCCAGATTGACCGCCAGCTCGCACACCTTGGCCCTGCAACCAGCGATGAAATCGCCCTGCAGATGTCCCAACTCATCAAGTCCACCACCACCAAGTTCTGCGATGCAGTCATCAACGGCGACTCTGCTGTCGACGCCCACGGCTTCGACGGCCTATCTAAGGCACTGTTGAACTCCGCAACCGAGGTCACCACCGTCAAAGACTGGAGCGCCTACACCACCGCAGACGCAGCCCTTGGCATCCTCGACGACCTCGACGAACTCCAGGGCCTGCTCGATGGCCCGCCAACCTTGCTGTTTGCTAACCAGCGCGCTCTCGCCAAGCTCCGTTCTGCAGCGCGCCGGGCTTCCATGTACACCGTCAACCCCATCGACGGTCTACTCGGCGCTAACGGGCACGCTGTGGAGCGCGAACAGTACGGCAACCTCATCCTGGTTGACCCCGGCAACAAGCCAGGAACCAACGACCCGATTATCCCCGTCGACGAGGGCATAACCAGTATCTACGCGGTCCGCGTCGGCCTGGACGGCTTCCACGGTGTCACCACGACCTCTGGAGAAATGATGAAGACCTGGCTGCCAGACTTCACCACCTCCGGGGCAGTCAAGACCGGAGAAGTCGAAATGGGCCCCGTGGCCGTGGCCCTCAAGGCGACCAAGGCAGCCGGTGTGCTGCGCAAGGTCAAGGTGGCATAA
- a CDS encoding capsid assembly scaffolding protein Gp46 family protein yields the protein MKNHVRPWVRMFAAEADTGQGPGAPQGSADLASTQHDTTAAQSDHESETDTRPDGGTDSDDGEDDNLNRRGGLRAVLADLAKERDKRQEAEAARDEYKARIDEIDQANMTELERTQAQLAEANEQIATLKQAQEQQARQQMVAKVLADVKLPAEMADRLRGETEEELAADAKTLAEALGFDRKPVDPTQTQGGRRTGAPMTLQQATDARLNIKR from the coding sequence ATGAAAAACCATGTACGCCCCTGGGTTCGGATGTTTGCCGCCGAAGCCGATACTGGCCAAGGACCAGGAGCACCTCAAGGTAGCGCTGACCTCGCGTCCACGCAGCACGATACAACTGCTGCGCAGTCAGATCATGAGTCTGAAACCGATACTCGTCCCGATGGTGGGACAGATAGCGATGATGGAGAGGATGATAACCTTAACCGTCGTGGTGGCCTCCGCGCTGTGCTCGCTGATCTTGCGAAGGAACGCGATAAGCGGCAGGAGGCTGAAGCTGCCCGCGATGAGTACAAGGCCCGCATCGATGAGATTGACCAAGCCAACATGACCGAGTTGGAACGCACCCAAGCACAACTTGCCGAAGCCAACGAACAGATTGCCACGCTGAAACAAGCACAAGAGCAACAGGCGCGCCAGCAGATGGTGGCCAAGGTACTTGCTGACGTGAAACTCCCCGCCGAGATGGCGGACCGACTACGCGGCGAGACCGAAGAAGAACTCGCCGCTGACGCCAAAACCTTGGCCGAAGCACTCGGCTTCGACCGCAAACCCGTTGACCCAACCCAAACCCAAGGAGGGCGCCGAACAGGTGCCCCTATGACACTCCAGCAGGCAACCGATGCCCGCCTGAATATCAAACGATAA